AGGCAGACGGTCTCCTGCAACATGCCGGTGATGTTGATGAACAGCATCCTGGGCACGTAGAGGCCCCGGGTGGGATCGTCCATCCGATAGGTTACCGAAGTCTTCCCGTCGCGGAGCTCCATGTCGAACTCGCCCGCCAGGGCCACGACCACCTGATCGGTATCCATGTGGGCATGCCCACCTCGGTCTGAAACCACATGGTGCATGTAGAAGATCCGCTCGATGGCAAAGGGTGTGTCCTGCCCACCCTCGACCGACGTTAGGATTCCGCGCTCGTCCCGATTCGACGGCAGGTCGACCCAGCGAGATTCGTCCAGCCGCGGTTCGGCATGTT
This genomic stretch from Candidatus Binatia bacterium harbors:
- a CDS encoding FdtA/QdtA family cupin domain-containing protein encodes the protein MASEKHAEPRLDESRWVDLPSNRDERGILTSVEGGQDTPFAIERIFYMHHVVSDRGGHAHMDTDQVVVALAGEFDMELRDGKTSVTYRMDDPTRGLYVPRMLFINITGMLQETVCLVLASTHYDMSRSFRRWEDYLRALGLPPDPSSKAGPSSE